A stretch of the Arachis stenosperma cultivar V10309 chromosome 6, arast.V10309.gnm1.PFL2, whole genome shotgun sequence genome encodes the following:
- the LOC130935679 gene encoding protoporphyrinogen oxidase, mitochondrial isoform X2, with the protein MASSAERDNPRSAKRVAVVGAGVSGLAAAYTLKSHGLDVTVFEAEARAGGRLKSVSHDGLVWDEGANTMTASELEVKELIEALGLQGKQQFPNSQHKRYIAKNGKPVLIQLIFEPFMWKRSDPSSVCDENYTESVGSFFERHFGQEVVDYLIDPFVGGTSAADPESLSICHTFPELWDLEKRFGSIIAGALKSKLFSKPDKTSQRKVKVASRKDKHKRGSFSFLGGMQTLTDALCKELGQDDLKLNSKVLTLAYNHDGSSSSQNWSISCASNQNIEAVDAVIMTAPLCNVKEMKITKRATPFPLNFLPEVTYVPLSVIITTFRKENVKRPLEGFGVLVPSKEQQNGLKTLGTLFSSMMFPDRAPSDLHLYTTFVGGTRNTDLAKASTDELKSIVTSDLRNLLGAEGEPTFINHFYWSKGFPLYGRNYASVLQAIDKMEKDLPGFFYAGNHKGGLSVGKAIASGCKAADLVITYLNSSSENNIVPDK; encoded by the exons ATGGCTTCCTCTGCCGAACGCGATAACCCAA GATCTGCAAAAAGAGTTGCTGTTGTTGGTGCCGGGGTAAG TGGGCTTGCTGCGGCTTACACATTGAAATCACATGGTCTGGATGTCACTGTATTCGAAGCTGAAGCAAGAGCTGGCGGGAGGTTAAAAAGTGTCTCACATGATGGTCTAGTTTGGGATGAGGGAGCTAATACAATG ACTGCAAGTGAATTGGAGGTTAAAGAATTGATTGAAGCTCTTGGCCTTCAAGGAAAGCAACAGTTT CCAAACTCACAGCATAAGCGCTATATTGCAAAAAACGGTAAACCGGTTCTG ATCCAGCTAATTTTTGAACCATTTATGTGGAAGAGAAGTGACCCCTCTAGTGTGTGCGATGAAAATTACACAGAAAG tGTTGGTAGTTTCTTTGAACGTCATTTTGGGCAAGAG GTCGTGGACTATCTTATTGATCCTTTTGTAGGTGGTACAAGTGCAGCAGATCCGGAATCTCTTTCT ATATGCCATACTTTCCCAGAGCTATGGGATTTGGAGAAGAG GTTTGGCTCCATTATAGCTGGAGCTTTGAAGTCAAAGTTATTTTCTAAACCGGATAAAACTAGTCAAAGGAAGGTAAAGGTCGCATCAAGAAAAGACAAGCACAAGCGTggttcattttctttcttgggTGGGATGCAG ACACTGACTGATGCATTGTGCAAAGAGCTCGGTCAAGATGAccttaaattaaattcaaaggtTTTGACATTAGCGTACAATCATGATGGAAGTTCTTCATCACAAAATTGGTCTATTTCTTGTGCTTCCAACCAAAACATAGAAGCTGTTGATGCTGTAATTATGACG GCTCCCCTATGTAATGTCAAAGAGATGAAGATCACAAAAAGGGCAACCCcgttcccacttaattttcttCCTGAG GTGACCTATGTGCCACTCTCAGTCATAATCACCACCTTTAGAAAGGAAAATGTTAAGAGACCCCTTGAGGGATTTGGAGTTCTTGTTCCTTCAAAAGAGCAACAAAATGGTTTAAAAACTCTTG GTACACTTTTTTCCTCTATGATGTTTCCAGATCGTGCACCCAGTGATTTACATCTCTACACCACCTTTGTAGGGGGCACAAGAAACACGGATCTCGCAAAAGCTTCAAC TGATGAGCTTAAGAGCATTGTGACTTCTGACCTGAGAAACTTGTTGGGAGCAGAGGGAGAGCCCACATTTATCAA CCATTTCTATTGGAGCAAAGGCTTTCCTTTGTATGGGCGTAACTATGCATCAGTTCTTCAAGCTATTGACAAAATGGAAAAAGATCTTCCTGGATTTTTCTATGCAG GTAACCACAAAGGTGGGCTCTCAGTTGGCAAAGCAATAGCCTCAGGTTGTAAAGCAGCTGATCTTGTTATCACTTACCTCAACTCTTCTTCAGAGAACAACATAGTACCTGATAAATGA
- the LOC130935679 gene encoding protoporphyrinogen oxidase 2 isoform X1 — protein MASSAERDNPRSAKRVAVVGAGVSGLAAAYTLKSHGLDVTVFEAEARAGGRLKSVSHDGLVWDEGANTMTASELEVKELIEALGLQGKQQFPNSQHKRYIAKNGKPVLVPTNPAALLKTQLLSARSKIQLIFEPFMWKRSDPSSVCDENYTESVGSFFERHFGQEVVDYLIDPFVGGTSAADPESLSICHTFPELWDLEKRFGSIIAGALKSKLFSKPDKTSQRKVKVASRKDKHKRGSFSFLGGMQTLTDALCKELGQDDLKLNSKVLTLAYNHDGSSSSQNWSISCASNQNIEAVDAVIMTAPLCNVKEMKITKRATPFPLNFLPEVTYVPLSVIITTFRKENVKRPLEGFGVLVPSKEQQNGLKTLGTLFSSMMFPDRAPSDLHLYTTFVGGTRNTDLAKASTDELKSIVTSDLRNLLGAEGEPTFINHFYWSKGFPLYGRNYASVLQAIDKMEKDLPGFFYAGNHKGGLSVGKAIASGCKAADLVITYLNSSSENNIVPDK, from the exons ATGGCTTCCTCTGCCGAACGCGATAACCCAA GATCTGCAAAAAGAGTTGCTGTTGTTGGTGCCGGGGTAAG TGGGCTTGCTGCGGCTTACACATTGAAATCACATGGTCTGGATGTCACTGTATTCGAAGCTGAAGCAAGAGCTGGCGGGAGGTTAAAAAGTGTCTCACATGATGGTCTAGTTTGGGATGAGGGAGCTAATACAATG ACTGCAAGTGAATTGGAGGTTAAAGAATTGATTGAAGCTCTTGGCCTTCAAGGAAAGCAACAGTTT CCAAACTCACAGCATAAGCGCTATATTGCAAAAAACGGTAAACCGGTTCTG GTACCAACAAATCCTGCTGCACTACTGAAGACGCAACTCCTGTCTGCACGCTCAAAG ATCCAGCTAATTTTTGAACCATTTATGTGGAAGAGAAGTGACCCCTCTAGTGTGTGCGATGAAAATTACACAGAAAG tGTTGGTAGTTTCTTTGAACGTCATTTTGGGCAAGAG GTCGTGGACTATCTTATTGATCCTTTTGTAGGTGGTACAAGTGCAGCAGATCCGGAATCTCTTTCT ATATGCCATACTTTCCCAGAGCTATGGGATTTGGAGAAGAG GTTTGGCTCCATTATAGCTGGAGCTTTGAAGTCAAAGTTATTTTCTAAACCGGATAAAACTAGTCAAAGGAAGGTAAAGGTCGCATCAAGAAAAGACAAGCACAAGCGTggttcattttctttcttgggTGGGATGCAG ACACTGACTGATGCATTGTGCAAAGAGCTCGGTCAAGATGAccttaaattaaattcaaaggtTTTGACATTAGCGTACAATCATGATGGAAGTTCTTCATCACAAAATTGGTCTATTTCTTGTGCTTCCAACCAAAACATAGAAGCTGTTGATGCTGTAATTATGACG GCTCCCCTATGTAATGTCAAAGAGATGAAGATCACAAAAAGGGCAACCCcgttcccacttaattttcttCCTGAG GTGACCTATGTGCCACTCTCAGTCATAATCACCACCTTTAGAAAGGAAAATGTTAAGAGACCCCTTGAGGGATTTGGAGTTCTTGTTCCTTCAAAAGAGCAACAAAATGGTTTAAAAACTCTTG GTACACTTTTTTCCTCTATGATGTTTCCAGATCGTGCACCCAGTGATTTACATCTCTACACCACCTTTGTAGGGGGCACAAGAAACACGGATCTCGCAAAAGCTTCAAC TGATGAGCTTAAGAGCATTGTGACTTCTGACCTGAGAAACTTGTTGGGAGCAGAGGGAGAGCCCACATTTATCAA CCATTTCTATTGGAGCAAAGGCTTTCCTTTGTATGGGCGTAACTATGCATCAGTTCTTCAAGCTATTGACAAAATGGAAAAAGATCTTCCTGGATTTTTCTATGCAG GTAACCACAAAGGTGGGCTCTCAGTTGGCAAAGCAATAGCCTCAGGTTGTAAAGCAGCTGATCTTGTTATCACTTACCTCAACTCTTCTTCAGAGAACAACATAGTACCTGATAAATGA
- the LOC130934602 gene encoding protein MAIN-LIKE 2-like, producing MVENYLRATGFYYVSRIGVIRRFHPMLAALVERWRPETHTFVLPIGEVTVTLEDVAHIFGLPIDGKPVSGWTDSSGEFVQRSTLFTDKSTAYAHAKYLPLLRNFERIHTYSWGSACLAHLYRILCRASRYDTKEMDGPLNLLFVWAWERMPCLAPVPRQTLPPAMIPVSMRWSYSERTTAWSSKNVETFRHDIDYMQEAKI from the exons ATGGTGGAGAACTACTTACGCGCTACGGGATTCTACTACGTCTCTAGAATTGGAGTCATAAGAAGATTTCACCCCATGTTAGCTGCTCTGGTTGAAAGGTGGAGGCCTGAAACCCACACCTTTGTATTGCCGATAGGTGAGGTTACAGTGACATTAGAGGATGTCGCTCATATATTCGGCTTACCCATTGATGGAAAGCCTGTCAGTGGATGGACAGATAGTAGTGGCGAGTTCGTTCAAA GATCGACCCTATTCACGGACAAGTCGACTGCATATGCCCATGCGAAATATCTACCGTTGCTTCGCAATTTCGAGCGGATCCATACTTATAGTTGGGGGTCAGCATGCCTCGCACATCTTTACAGAATACTATGCCGTGCATCACGATATGATACAAAGGAGATGGATGGCCCTCTAAATCTCTTGTTTGTTTGGGCATGGGAGCGAATGCCGTGTCTTGCTCCCGTACCGAGACAAACGCTTCCACCGGCCATGATACCAGTTTCCATGAG GTGGAGTTATTCGGAACGGACCACAGCGTGGTCATCGAAGAACGTGGAGACATTCAGGCATGATATAGATTACATGCAGGAG GCCAAAATTTGA
- the LOC130934603 gene encoding uncharacterized protein LOC130934603 produces the protein MCTIETISQDHSKLDSATVADAIRPLVEMDPSIKVKSIIAEVQSRFNYTISYRKAWLAKQKSIANIFGGWEDSYQALPWWLSVMVQKIPGLVVQIETRPLYNGNEEAQGVKILHRVFWNFNPCIRAFRHCKPLVQVDGTHLYEKYKGTLLVAVAQDGNQNMVPIAFALVERETADTWHFFLRNLRMYIVRKDGVGMISDRYESIWAAVNHSGGDWQPPRAWWMFCIRHIGSNFLRAFKVPHLQKLVVNIGYSRMVEEYNINYKRLEERGEAYARWCDAIGLRHWVLAFDEGHRWGHMTTNLVECINSVLKGARNLPMLALVRATYYRLNELFTRKNVETHERKRPGYTYSAFAQQRIEASMQQAGNIVVHRFDRRNEVFEVRKMTTGKVLVVDLARRTCDCGHFQVEQILCRHVIACCANQRLDW, from the coding sequence ATGTGCACGATCGAAACGATTTCACAAGATCATTCCAAGTTAGACTCAGCTACAGTTGCTGATGCTATAAGGCCATTGGTCGAGATGGACCCGTCCATCAAGGTGAAATCTATAATTGCGGAAGTCCAGTCAAGGTTCAACTATACCATTAGTTACCGAAAGGCTTGGTTGGCAAAGCAGAAGTCCATAGCTAACATTTTCGGTGGTTGGGAGGATTCTTACcaagccttgccatggtggctCTCGGTCATGGTGCAGAAGATACCTGGTTTAGTTGTCCAAATAGAAACACGACCACTATACAACGGGAATGAGGAGGCGCAAGGTGTAAAAATACTTCATCGTGTATTTTGGAATTTCAATCCATGTATTAGGGCATTCAGGCATTGCAAGCCCCTGGTTCAGGTTGACGGCACACACCTATACGAAAAATACAAAGGTACACTTCTAGTCGCTGTTGCACAAGATGGGAACCAGAACATGGTGCCTATCGCCTTTGCCTTAGTGGAAAGGGAGACAGCTGATACGTGGCACTTCTTTCTCAGGAATCTGCGAATGTATATTGTTAGAAAAGACGGCGTGGGTATGATCTCAGACCGATATGAGTCAATATGGGCAGCAGTAAATCATTCCGGTGGCGACTGGCAACCTCCAAGAGCATGGTGGATGTTTTGTATAAGACACATCGGCAGTAACTTCTTAAGGGCATTCAAAGTCCCTCACTTGCAAAAGCTTGTTGTCAACATAGGGTATTCAAGAATGGTGGAGGAGTACAATATCAACTATAAAAGGTTGGAAGAGCGAGGCGAGGCATATGCCAGGTGGTGCGATGCCATTGGACTCAGACATTGGGTATTGGCATTCGACGAGGGACATCGATGGGGTCATATGACAACGAACCTTGTCGAGTGCATTAACTCAGTGTTGAAGGGTGCCCGTAATCTACCTATGTTGGCGCTGGTCCGAGCAACATATTATAGGTTAAATGAACTTTTTACGCGAAAGAATGTCGAGACTCACGAACGCAAGCGTCCTGGATATACGTACTCTGCATTTGCACAACAGCGGATAGAAGCAAGTATGCAACAGGCTGGAAATATAGTTGTGCACCGCTTTGATAGACGAAATGAGGTGTTTGAGGTGCGTAAAATGACTACTGGAAAGGTGCTAGTTGTTGATCTTGCGCGACGGACGTGTGACTGTGGGCACTTTCAGGTTGAACAAATACTATGTCGCCATGTTATTGCTTGCTGTGCTAACCAGCGTCTCGATTGGTAG
- the LOC130934604 gene encoding uncharacterized protein LOC130934604 — MEGTVNLVVYRNGEIRRNTHEGVRFVSQNPFSFVVPCTMKLMELQNGLCQSMENGTLMRVSRILYQNPVVVFGGLIQFDVMPITDEASMQKMFQIHRQTQMRHPQIEVYVDFETVEAVAVQNDIDIHDDRAAMYQEMNSNSEDDFEATYEAGDKDEDGNVGVEAAAENVMVGLLSSQPMGVPPFMRELDLEAMHAPKFLEYTNIGVADAEDGEFWIGMEYSSRKSVVAAIRSFTIAKGVDYEVYESEPQTFYAKCKMYGRGCDWLI, encoded by the exons ATGGAGGGCACCGTAAATTTGGTGGTGTATCGCAACGGTGAGATAAGACGTAATACTCATGAGGGAGTGAGGTTTGTGTCCCAGAATCCGTTTTCATTTGTGGTTCCATGCACGATGAAGTTAATGGAACTGCAGAACGGCCTCTGTCAAAGCATGGAGAATGGTACGTTAATGAGAGTGAGCAGAATTCTGTACCAGAATCCGGTTGTGGTTTTTGGTGGTCTAATACAGTTTGATGTCATGCCGATCACTGATGAAGCGAGTATGCAGAAGATGTTTCAAATTCACCGGCAGACTCAGATGCGACACCCACAAATTGAGGTGTACGTTGATTTTGAAACTGTAGAGGCAGTGGCGGTTCAGAATGATATAGATATACATGATGATAGAGCTGCAATGTACCAAGAAATGAATAGTAACAGCGAAGATGACTTCGAAGCCACTTATGAGGCCGGCGACAAAGATGAGGATGGTAATGTGGGAGTTGAGGCAGCAGCAGAGAATGTAATGGTGGGTCTGTTGAGCAGTCAACCGATGGGCGTTCCACCTTTTATGCGTGAGTTGGATCTCGAGGCCATGCATGCCCCCAAGTTTCTGGAATATACAAACATAG GCGTTGCCGATGCTGAGGACGGAGAGTTCTGGATTGGAATGGAATACAGTTCTAGAAAGTCGGTCGTCGCAGCAATTAGAAGTTTCACTATTGCTAAAGGAGTTGACTATGAGGTGTATGAGTCTGAGCCACAGACGTTCTATGCAAAATGCAAGATGTACGGGCGTGGATGTGACTGGCTTATCTGA